In Lysobacter firmicutimachus, one genomic interval encodes:
- a CDS encoding peptidoglycan-binding protein translates to MSNGHGRSTEGFGIDRNSSVNLIVKTALENGVTDTRQIAYMLATAQHETRNFSAPEEDFGRSQARKLGYSGGEEFYGRGYVHLTHDYNYKTFDKLLGLNGQLVKHPDLAKDPELAAKILVVGMRDGLFTGKRLDRYIDEDSHDLYNARRTVNGVTPAKAWTVKAAKDCQNYAEAWERKLPGIIEDIKKHGVSIGQADTRAPAREPAAARNALADGLLKQDERGPAVRGLQESLNQLGYHDARGHALRADGDFGERTKEALQAFQRAHGLKDDGIAGPKTLEALKQAERAPLLSNAAHPDHAMFKNAVDGLEKLGPQAFKSHAELERAAATLTYEAKVSGLSRIDHVVPTANGGGLFAVQGALTDPGHQRVHVDKAHAAQQPIEQSTFQSGQDAPQFAAQAPEQKPKSHTV, encoded by the coding sequence ATGAGCAACGGCCACGGCCGGAGCACGGAGGGCTTTGGGATAGACCGCAATTCGTCGGTCAATCTCATCGTCAAGACCGCGCTCGAAAACGGCGTCACCGATACGCGCCAGATCGCCTACATGCTGGCGACGGCGCAGCACGAAACCCGCAATTTCAGCGCCCCGGAAGAAGATTTCGGCCGGTCGCAGGCGCGCAAGCTGGGCTACAGCGGCGGGGAAGAATTCTATGGTCGCGGGTATGTGCACCTGACCCACGACTACAACTACAAGACTTTCGACAAGCTGCTGGGCCTCAACGGGCAGCTGGTCAAGCATCCCGATCTCGCCAAAGACCCCGAGCTGGCCGCCAAGATCCTGGTGGTGGGCATGCGCGACGGTCTGTTCACCGGCAAGCGTCTGGACCGCTACATCGACGAAGACTCGCACGATCTGTACAACGCGCGTCGCACCGTCAACGGCGTCACCCCGGCCAAGGCCTGGACCGTGAAAGCGGCCAAGGACTGCCAGAACTACGCCGAAGCCTGGGAACGCAAGCTTCCCGGCATCATCGAAGACATCAAGAAGCACGGCGTGTCCATCGGACAGGCCGACACGCGGGCGCCTGCCCGCGAACCGGCCGCTGCGCGCAATGCGCTGGCCGACGGGCTGCTCAAGCAGGACGAACGCGGCCCAGCCGTGCGCGGCCTGCAGGAGTCGCTCAACCAGCTCGGTTATCACGACGCGCGCGGCCATGCGCTGCGCGCCGACGGCGATTTCGGCGAGCGCACCAAGGAAGCGTTGCAGGCTTTCCAGCGCGCCCACGGCCTGAAGGACGACGGCATCGCCGGTCCCAAGACTCTGGAAGCGCTGAAGCAGGCCGAACGCGCGCCCTTGCTGTCGAATGCCGCCCATCCCGACCACGCCATGTTCAAGAACGCGGTGGACGGGTTGGAGAAGCTGGGCCCTCAAGCCTTCAAGAGCCACGCCGAACTCGAGCGCGCAGCCGCGACCTTGACCTACGAGGCCAAGGTCAGCGGACTGAGCCGCATCGATCACGTGGTGCCGACCGCCAATGGCGGCGGCTTGTTCGCCGTGCAGGGCGCCTTGACCGACCCCGGTCATCAGCGCGTGCACGTCGACAAGGCCCACGCGGCGCAGCAGCCGATCGAGCAATCGACCTTCCAGTCCGGGCAGGATGCGCCGCAATTCGCGGCGCAGGCGCCGGAGCAGAAGCCGAAGAGCCATACGGTCTGA
- a CDS encoding XVIPCD domain-containing protein, with product MSNPSNRDFLLQHAYNAGIRDPRELAAFMGQMQVESGRFRSMHEGLGYSAERLLEVFPGRNGMDTLAEARAAVNGGREQIAEQIYGGRWGRDNLGNTEPGDGWRFHGRGYVQLTGRDNYERAARELGLDLTRNPDLAADRTNAANIAVHYWQSRVVPHGHQFDVRAATRDINGGSNHLPERRAAVAEWERMLTPEVMQGLARGQVNLPETQGRGSRDAMADGVLKLNERGQAVQDMQETLKRLGYRDAAGGELNPDGHFGRRTEEALKAFQRANGLTDDGIAGRDTLNALRNAQPQRDQQPAERQQPTQAEPARTGSLADPANRDNPMFRQAVEGLERLGPNGGFRNREDMERAAATLTYEARVSGLNKIDHVVPNASGTGLFAVQGDVADPAHHRVHVDRGQAVAQTVQQISQQLQQDVPQQAQQQQQQQERQQRPVMV from the coding sequence ATGTCGAACCCGAGCAATCGCGATTTCCTGCTGCAACACGCCTATAACGCCGGCATCCGCGATCCGCGCGAACTGGCCGCGTTCATGGGCCAGATGCAGGTCGAGTCGGGCCGCTTCCGCAGCATGCACGAAGGCCTGGGCTACAGCGCCGAACGCCTGCTGGAAGTGTTCCCGGGCCGCAACGGCATGGACACCCTGGCCGAGGCGCGCGCCGCCGTGAACGGCGGCCGCGAGCAGATCGCCGAGCAGATCTACGGCGGCCGCTGGGGCCGCGACAACCTCGGCAACACCGAGCCGGGCGACGGCTGGCGTTTCCACGGCCGCGGCTACGTGCAGCTGACCGGTCGCGACAACTACGAGCGCGCCGCGCGCGAACTCGGCTTGGACCTGACCCGCAACCCGGACCTCGCCGCCGACCGCACCAATGCCGCCAACATCGCGGTGCACTACTGGCAGAGCCGAGTGGTGCCGCACGGCCACCAGTTCGACGTGCGCGCGGCGACCCGCGACATCAACGGCGGCAGCAACCATCTGCCCGAGCGCCGCGCCGCGGTCGCCGAGTGGGAGCGCATGCTGACCCCGGAAGTGATGCAGGGGCTGGCGCGCGGCCAGGTGAACCTGCCGGAGACGCAGGGTCGCGGCAGCCGCGATGCGATGGCCGACGGCGTGCTCAAGCTCAACGAGCGCGGCCAGGCGGTGCAGGACATGCAGGAAACGCTCAAGCGTCTGGGCTACCGCGATGCGGCCGGCGGCGAGCTCAATCCGGACGGCCACTTCGGCCGGCGTACCGAGGAGGCGTTGAAGGCGTTCCAGCGCGCCAACGGTCTCACCGACGACGGCATCGCCGGGCGCGACACGCTCAATGCCCTGCGCAACGCGCAGCCGCAGCGCGATCAGCAGCCGGCCGAGCGCCAGCAGCCAACGCAGGCCGAGCCGGCGCGCACCGGTTCGCTGGCCGATCCGGCCAACCGCGACAACCCGATGTTCCGCCAGGCGGTGGAAGGCCTGGAGCGCCTGGGCCCGAACGGCGGCTTCCGCAATCGCGAAGACATGGAGCGCGCCGCCGCCACCTTGACCTACGAAGCGCGCGTCAGCGGTCTGAACAAGATCGACCACGTGGTGCCGAACGCCAGCGGCACCGGCCTGTTCGCGGTCCAGGGCGATGTCGCCGACCCGGCCCACCATCGCGTCCACGTCGATCGCGGCCAGGCGGTCGCGCAGACCGTGCAGCAGATCAGCCAGCAGTTGCAGCAGGACGTGCCGCAGCAGGCTCAGCAGCAGCAACAGCAGCAGGAGCGCCAGCAGCGGCCGGTGATGGTCTGA
- a CDS encoding XVIPCD domain-containing protein, translated as MSYQDAMNTILPPQQGRSPHITGHYGEHREGGPHGGSDFNYVGGQSGVNLTHPRIHSPVAGTVEFVGGRFGTIGIRDGEGNLHQLLHTDRQSVVVGQHVEPGTEIGTMGGRGPRGADQYAQHVHYQMKDAQGRNINPEDFWNRRQSVGARDHGHDHDHAHDRARSAQRDDGVLRRGERGEQVLALQENLNRLGYRDEQGRPLQADGEFGDRTRQALLAFQRAHGLEADGIAGRNTLAQLGRADAAPLLSNPAHPNYAMYRQAVEGLERLGPQAGLRSREELERAAGTLTYEARVAGMNRIDHVVPNLNGSGLFAVQGGLQDPAHHRVFADRGQAVAQSVEQSSQRLQQDAPAQAQTLAEPQQTLEARQQTGPRMVIA; from the coding sequence ATGTCTTACCAAGATGCCATGAACACGATCCTGCCCCCGCAGCAGGGCCGTTCGCCGCACATCACCGGGCACTACGGCGAGCACCGCGAGGGCGGCCCGCACGGCGGCTCCGACTTCAATTATGTCGGCGGCCAGAGCGGGGTGAACCTGACCCACCCGCGCATTCATTCGCCGGTCGCCGGCACGGTGGAATTCGTCGGCGGCCGCTTCGGCACCATCGGCATCCGCGACGGCGAGGGCAATCTGCATCAGCTGCTGCACACCGATCGCCAGTCGGTGGTGGTCGGGCAGCACGTCGAACCCGGCACCGAGATCGGCACCATGGGCGGACGCGGGCCGCGCGGCGCCGACCAGTACGCCCAGCACGTGCATTACCAGATGAAGGACGCGCAGGGACGCAACATCAACCCCGAAGATTTCTGGAACCGGCGCCAGAGCGTCGGCGCGCGCGATCACGGCCACGATCACGACCATGCCCACGACCGCGCGCGCAGCGCGCAGCGCGACGACGGCGTGTTGCGTCGCGGCGAACGCGGCGAGCAGGTGCTTGCGTTGCAGGAAAACCTCAACCGTCTGGGGTACCGCGACGAGCAGGGCCGTCCGCTGCAGGCCGACGGCGAGTTCGGCGATCGCACGCGCCAGGCCTTGCTGGCGTTCCAGCGCGCGCACGGGCTCGAGGCCGACGGCATCGCCGGGCGCAACACCCTGGCCCAGCTCGGTCGCGCCGACGCTGCGCCGCTGCTGTCGAATCCGGCGCATCCGAACTACGCCATGTACCGCCAGGCGGTCGAAGGCCTGGAACGGCTCGGCCCGCAGGCCGGCCTGCGCAGCCGCGAAGAACTCGAGCGCGCCGCCGGCACGCTGACCTACGAGGCGCGCGTGGCCGGCATGAACCGGATCGACCACGTGGTGCCCAATCTCAACGGCAGCGGCCTGTTCGCGGTCCAGGGCGGTCTGCAGGACCCGGCCCATCACCGCGTGTTCGCCGACCGCGGCCAGGCCGTGGCGCAGAGCGTCGAACAGTCCAGCCAGCGCCTGCAGCAGGACGCGCCGGCGCAGGCCCAGACCCTGGCCGAGCCGCAGCAGACCCTGGAGGCGCGCCAGCAGACCGGGCCGCGGATGGTGATCGCATGA